One Azospirillum sp. TSA2s genomic region harbors:
- the ureC gene encoding urease subunit alpha, with product MAHRIDRAEYAALYGPTTGDRIRLADTDLIVEVERDHTVYGEEVKFGGGKVIRDGMGQSQRSRHQGAVDTVITNALIIDHWGIVKADIGITGGRIAAIGKAGNPDIQPGVDIIIGPGTEVIAGEGKIVTAGGIDAHIHFICPQQVDEALNSGVTTMLGGGTGPAAGTSATTCTPGPWHMERMLQAAEGLPINLGFFGKGNTSRPDALLEQIAAGACGLKLHEDWGTTPDAIDTCLTVADQLDVQVAIHTDTLNESGFVEDTIAAFKGRTIHTFHTEGAGGGHAPDIIRVASLANVLPSSTNPTRPFTINTVDEHLDMLMVCHHLSPRIPEDVAFAESRIRRETIAAEDILHDLGVFSMISSDSQAMGRLGEVVIRTWQTAHKMKLQRGRLPQETGDNDNFRVKRYIAKYTINPALSHGIGHVVGSVEVGKLADLVVWSPAFFGVKPDMVIKCGTIAAALMGDPNASIPTPQPVHYRPMFGAFGRSLQASSVTFVSAKAMELEVGRQLGLHRELIAVQGTRTVGKKDMIHNDATPHIEVDPETYEVRADGQLLTCEPADVLPMAQRYFLF from the coding sequence ATGGCGCATCGCATCGACCGGGCCGAATATGCGGCCCTCTACGGCCCGACCACCGGCGACCGTATCCGGCTGGCCGACACCGACCTGATCGTGGAGGTCGAACGCGACCACACCGTCTATGGCGAGGAGGTGAAGTTCGGCGGCGGCAAGGTGATCCGCGACGGCATGGGACAAAGCCAGCGCTCACGCCACCAGGGGGCCGTCGACACCGTCATCACCAACGCCCTGATCATCGACCATTGGGGCATCGTCAAGGCCGACATCGGCATCACCGGCGGGCGCATCGCCGCCATCGGCAAGGCCGGCAACCCCGACATCCAGCCCGGCGTCGACATCATCATCGGTCCGGGCACCGAGGTGATCGCGGGCGAGGGCAAGATCGTCACCGCAGGCGGGATCGACGCCCACATCCACTTCATCTGCCCGCAGCAGGTGGACGAGGCGCTGAACAGCGGCGTCACCACCATGCTGGGCGGCGGCACCGGCCCGGCCGCCGGCACCTCCGCCACCACCTGCACGCCGGGGCCGTGGCATATGGAGCGGATGCTCCAGGCCGCCGAAGGCTTGCCGATCAATCTGGGCTTTTTCGGCAAGGGCAACACCAGCCGCCCTGACGCGCTGCTGGAGCAGATCGCCGCCGGCGCCTGCGGCCTGAAGCTGCACGAGGATTGGGGCACCACGCCGGACGCCATCGACACCTGCCTGACGGTTGCCGACCAGCTCGACGTCCAGGTGGCGATCCACACCGACACGCTGAACGAATCGGGCTTCGTCGAGGACACCATCGCGGCGTTCAAGGGCCGCACCATCCACACCTTCCACACCGAAGGGGCGGGCGGCGGCCATGCGCCGGACATCATCCGGGTGGCCAGCCTCGCCAACGTGCTGCCCAGCTCGACCAACCCGACGCGGCCCTTCACCATCAACACGGTGGACGAGCATCTCGACATGCTGATGGTGTGCCACCACCTCAGCCCGCGCATCCCGGAGGACGTCGCCTTCGCCGAGAGCCGCATCCGGCGCGAGACCATCGCGGCGGAGGACATCCTGCACGACCTGGGCGTCTTCTCCATGATCTCGTCGGACAGCCAGGCAATGGGCCGGCTGGGCGAGGTGGTGATCCGCACCTGGCAGACCGCTCACAAGATGAAGCTCCAGCGTGGCCGGCTGCCGCAGGAAACCGGCGACAACGACAATTTCCGGGTCAAGCGCTACATCGCCAAATACACCATCAACCCGGCGCTGTCGCACGGCATCGGTCATGTCGTCGGCTCGGTCGAGGTCGGCAAGCTCGCCGATCTGGTGGTGTGGTCGCCGGCCTTTTTCGGGGTGAAGCCGGACATGGTGATCAAGTGCGGCACCATCGCCGCCGCGCTGATGGGCGATCCGAACGCCTCCATCCCGACGCCGCAGCCGGTGCATTACCGCCCGATGTTCGGCGCCTTCGGCCGCTCGCTCCAGGCCAGCAGCGTCACCTTCGTCAGCGCCAAGGCGATGGAGCTGGAGGTCGGCCGCCAGCTTGGCCTGCACCGCGAGCTGATCGCCGTCCAGGGCACCCGCACCGTCGGCAAGAAGGACATGATCCACAACGACGCCACCCCGCACATCGAGGTCGATCCGGAGACCTACGAGGTGCGGGCGGACGGACAACTGCTGACCTGCGAACCGGCCGACGTCCTGCCGATGGCGCAGCGGTATTTCCTGTTCTGA
- a CDS encoding urease subunit beta, whose protein sequence is MKPGEIFPAAGEIVLNDGRATVELDVANAGDRPIQVGSHFHFYETNSALTFDREKARGFRLDIPAGTAVRFEPGQTRRVTLVAYGGDRVVIGFNRKVNGAL, encoded by the coding sequence ATGAAACCCGGTGAAATCTTCCCGGCGGCCGGCGAAATCGTGCTGAACGACGGCCGCGCCACCGTCGAACTCGACGTCGCCAATGCCGGCGACCGGCCGATCCAGGTCGGCTCGCACTTCCACTTTTACGAGACCAACAGCGCGTTGACCTTCGACCGCGAGAAGGCGCGCGGCTTCCGGCTCGACATTCCGGCCGGGACGGCGGTGCGCTTCGAGCCTGGCCAGACCCGGCGCGTGACTCTGGTCGCCTATGGCGGCGACCGGGTGGTGATCGGCTTCAACCGCAAGGTCAACGGCGCCCTCTGA
- a CDS encoding urease subunit gamma → MNLTGREKDKLLVAMAAMVARRRLERGVKLNHPEAVALITDYVVEGARDGRTVAELMRDGATVLTRDQVMEGIPEMIHDIQVEATFPDGTKLVTVHQPIR, encoded by the coding sequence ATGAACCTGACAGGGCGCGAGAAGGACAAGCTGCTCGTCGCGATGGCGGCGATGGTGGCGCGGCGGCGGCTGGAGCGTGGGGTCAAGCTGAACCATCCGGAGGCGGTCGCCCTCATCACCGACTATGTGGTGGAAGGAGCGCGCGACGGCCGCACCGTGGCCGAGCTGATGCGCGACGGCGCCACCGTGCTGACCCGCGACCAAGTGATGGAGGGCATCCCCGAGATGATCCACGACATCCAGGTCGAGGCGACCTTCCCCGACGGCACCAAGCTCGTCACCGTCCACCAGCCGATCCGTTGA